A single window of Pseudomonas lijiangensis DNA harbors:
- a CDS encoding RimK family protein — MEILPKVELNLPAAKETPATLFAPSKLLVIVERRDDWLGYLPSESILTAQEYLEDKRYKNPGGQVQVINLCRNYKYLGHGYYCSLLAEARGHKVIPSVKTISELTKRSPYGLALEDLDRVLDNAIADHPYGETEGFTLSFHFGKTDLIPLQGLAQQLFDTFPAPILQVEFIKNQRWHIAGIKVGALHKLREEQQHDFAHSLDTFNRRIWRQPVSQRQSRYDLAILHDPAEALAPSNPLALQRFIDAGQRLGIDVELIERKDYARLAEYDALFIRETTSVANHTYRFAKKAESEGLVVMDDSASILRCTNKVFLTDLLNKHNLGMPATEILYRDRIQDLEQVGERLGFPVVLKIPDGCFSRGVIKVETQAELAKAAAELFEHSVLLLAQEYLYTEFDWRIGVLNRKPLYACLYFMSKGHWQIYNHKAQGSEVNGLCETVPIEEVPPAVVKLAVDAASLIGDGLYGVDLKQTDKRLVVIEVNDNPNLDAGIEDACIQDQLYDRILEEFVRRLELKHQGHG, encoded by the coding sequence ATGGAAATATTACCAAAGGTCGAGTTGAATCTACCGGCAGCGAAAGAAACTCCGGCCACACTGTTTGCACCCAGCAAGTTACTGGTTATTGTCGAGCGCCGCGATGACTGGCTTGGTTACTTACCCAGCGAAAGTATACTGACCGCTCAGGAATACCTCGAAGACAAGCGTTATAAAAATCCTGGCGGACAGGTTCAAGTAATAAATCTGTGCCGCAATTATAAATATCTTGGCCACGGCTATTACTGCTCGTTACTGGCAGAAGCACGCGGTCATAAAGTCATCCCTTCGGTCAAAACCATCAGCGAACTCACAAAGCGCTCACCCTACGGTCTGGCCCTTGAAGATCTGGACCGTGTGCTGGATAACGCCATCGCCGACCATCCTTACGGCGAAACCGAAGGGTTCACACTGAGTTTTCATTTCGGCAAAACCGACCTGATACCGCTGCAAGGGCTGGCACAACAACTGTTCGATACCTTTCCTGCGCCCATCCTGCAGGTGGAGTTCATCAAGAACCAGCGCTGGCACATCGCAGGAATCAAGGTCGGTGCCCTGCACAAGCTGCGGGAGGAACAGCAACACGATTTTGCCCATTCGCTGGATACCTTCAACCGGCGCATCTGGCGTCAGCCGGTTTCACAGCGTCAGTCCCGTTATGACCTGGCCATTCTGCATGATCCTGCCGAGGCACTCGCCCCCTCCAATCCTCTGGCTCTGCAGCGGTTCATCGATGCAGGCCAGCGGCTGGGCATTGATGTGGAACTGATCGAAAGGAAAGATTACGCACGACTGGCCGAATACGATGCCTTGTTCATCCGTGAAACCACCAGCGTTGCCAATCATACGTATCGGTTCGCCAAGAAAGCCGAGAGCGAAGGCCTGGTGGTGATGGACGACTCGGCCTCGATCCTGCGCTGCACCAACAAGGTCTTTCTCACCGACCTGCTCAACAAGCACAACCTCGGCATGCCTGCGACAGAGATCCTGTATCGCGATCGTATTCAGGACCTGGAGCAGGTAGGCGAACGCCTGGGGTTTCCTGTTGTATTGAAAATTCCGGACGGCTGCTTCTCACGGGGTGTAATCAAGGTGGAAACCCAGGCCGAACTCGCCAAAGCCGCTGCCGAACTGTTCGAGCACTCCGTATTGCTGCTGGCCCAGGAATACCTCTACACCGAGTTCGACTGGCGTATCGGCGTGCTCAACCGCAAGCCGCTCTACGCCTGCCTGTACTTCATGTCCAAGGGCCATTGGCAAATCTATAACCACAAGGCTCAAGGCAGCGAGGTCAACGGCCTGTGCGAAACAGTTCCCATCGAAGAAGTGCCCCCGGCTGTGGTCAAGCTGGCCGTGGACGCTGCGAGCCTGATCGGCGACGGACTTTACGGGGTCGATCTCAAACAGACCGACAAGCGCCTGGTGGTCATCGAGGTAAACGATAACCCCAACCTGGATGCCGGGATCGAGGATGCCTGCATTCAGGATCAGCTGTACGACCGGATACTGGAGGAGTTCGTCCGTCGTCTGGAGCTCAAGCACCAGGGCCATGGTTAA
- a CDS encoding magnesium transporter CorA family protein, which yields MIERYSLNDGTLHATTAEDAPLLLCTNPTAQERDFLHRNFKVDAHMLDSALDPDEVSRIEFHDGQLFLIWKRPESYSGAAAMTFEVSSFGLMLSSEKLVVISAGNSLLSTEGTHRPLENPLDILIDLLFNSVHHYLGHLRVIKMIARELHQKFDTSLDNQHLLHMFNLSESLIYYINAIQSNGAVLERLHNHAGKHGFSAHFIALLDDLIIENDQCYKQARIYSTVFATLMDARGNMANNNMNSILRNLTVVNVVFLPLNLIAGIGGMSEFSMMTSGFAWWISFPALIAGMLILSLLMVVVLRKSFFRSDT from the coding sequence ATGATTGAACGCTACAGCCTGAATGACGGGACGCTTCATGCAACAACGGCCGAGGATGCGCCACTCTTGTTATGCACAAACCCCACAGCTCAAGAACGGGACTTTCTGCATCGCAACTTCAAGGTTGACGCCCATATGCTGGATTCGGCGCTGGACCCTGATGAGGTGTCCCGCATCGAATTCCATGACGGTCAGCTCTTTCTCATCTGGAAGCGTCCGGAAAGCTATTCGGGCGCAGCAGCCATGACTTTCGAAGTCTCATCCTTTGGCCTGATGCTCTCATCCGAGAAGCTGGTGGTCATCTCTGCCGGCAATTCATTGCTCAGTACAGAAGGAACCCATCGGCCTCTGGAAAACCCGCTGGATATTCTGATCGACTTGCTGTTCAACAGCGTGCATCACTATCTGGGTCACTTGCGGGTCATCAAGATGATTGCCCGGGAGCTGCACCAGAAGTTCGATACGTCGCTGGATAATCAGCATCTGCTGCACATGTTCAATCTCAGTGAAAGCCTGATCTATTACATCAATGCGATTCAGAGCAATGGCGCGGTCCTGGAGCGTCTGCACAATCATGCCGGCAAACATGGATTTTCAGCCCATTTCATTGCCCTGCTGGACGATCTGATCATCGAGAACGACCAGTGTTACAAGCAGGCCAGAATCTACTCCACGGTGTTCGCCACGCTCATGGATGCCCGAGGCAACATGGCAAACAACAACATGAACTCGATACTGCGCAACCTGACCGTGGTCAATGTGGTGTTCCTGCCACTGAACCTGATCGCCGGTATCGGCGGCATGTCTGAATTCAGCATGATGACGTCGGGGTTTGCGTGGTGGATATCATTCCCGGCACTGATCGCGGGCATGCTGATTCTGAGCCTGCTGATGGTGGTGGTGCTCAGGAAATCGTTCTTTCGCAGTGACACCTGA
- a CDS encoding cyclic peptide export ABC transporter: MSNEQEKKPSPGSIMRLLWRSHPWLTLFTLVTGVISGVASIAVVNVINQAIHMEGSRTQVMYWFIGLSAVAFIFRNAAAFFPAYASMHIMTRLRIALCRKILRTPLEEVDRRGPANVLTMLTNDIPQLNTTLVVMPTVLVETTVFLFGIAYLAYLSWVVFAVTLTLMFVGVVLYLYFFSSGVKVSSRVRDEFTSFNEYTHALVFGLKELKLNRIRRNWFSRSAIDASSTRVARFNFIERVWFTAGDNVGQLTLSILLGCLLFAAPKVAALDPSVLTASILAVLYIMGPLSLLVTAMPILAQGRVASSRLADFGFGINDEHPQVVEAEVPKLLHFPQKAWNTISLKGIKMDYQNADTGSGFALGPVDLDIHAGELIYIVGGNGCGKSTLAKVLCGLYIPRQGQVQLDGVDVTDKNRSDYRDMFSAVFSDFHLFNRLIGPDEKEASTALAQKYLTTLGLADKIKIEGHGYSTLKALSYGQQKRLALVCAYLEDRPLYVLDEWAADQDPPFKRFFYEELLPDLKRRGKTILIITHDDQYFQLADRIIKLSDGQIASDVHCGIRDKQA, from the coding sequence ATGAGCAACGAGCAAGAGAAAAAGCCCAGTCCGGGTTCGATCATGCGCCTGTTATGGCGCAGCCATCCCTGGCTGACCCTCTTTACCCTGGTGACCGGTGTCATCAGCGGGGTCGCTTCGATTGCAGTGGTCAACGTGATCAACCAGGCCATCCACATGGAAGGCTCGCGGACCCAGGTGATGTACTGGTTTATCGGCCTGAGCGCCGTCGCGTTCATCTTTCGCAATGCTGCGGCGTTCTTTCCGGCTTATGCAAGCATGCACATCATGACCCGGCTGCGCATCGCACTGTGTCGCAAGATTCTGCGCACGCCTCTTGAAGAAGTGGACAGACGCGGCCCGGCCAACGTGCTGACCATGCTCACCAATGACATTCCCCAGCTCAATACCACGCTGGTCGTGATGCCTACGGTGCTGGTGGAAACCACGGTGTTTCTGTTCGGTATCGCTTACCTGGCCTACCTGTCCTGGGTGGTGTTTGCAGTCACGCTGACGCTGATGTTCGTGGGTGTGGTGCTTTATCTGTATTTCTTCAGCAGTGGCGTGAAGGTGTCGAGCCGGGTGCGTGACGAATTCACCTCGTTCAACGAATACACCCATGCGCTGGTGTTCGGTCTCAAGGAACTGAAGCTCAACCGTATTCGCCGCAACTGGTTCAGCCGTTCGGCCATCGATGCTTCCTCGACCCGGGTGGCACGTTTCAACTTCATAGAACGCGTCTGGTTCACGGCCGGTGACAACGTGGGGCAACTCACCCTGTCGATACTGCTGGGCTGTCTGTTGTTCGCCGCGCCGAAAGTGGCGGCCCTGGACCCCTCCGTGCTGACAGCCAGCATTCTGGCCGTGCTCTACATCATGGGGCCGCTTTCTCTGCTGGTGACCGCCATGCCGATCCTGGCCCAGGGCCGTGTTGCAAGCAGCCGGTTGGCTGATTTCGGCTTTGGCATCAATGACGAGCACCCACAGGTTGTGGAAGCGGAAGTGCCCAAGCTGCTGCACTTCCCCCAGAAAGCCTGGAATACCATCTCGCTCAAGGGCATAAAGATGGATTACCAGAATGCCGATACCGGTTCGGGCTTTGCCCTGGGGCCTGTTGACCTGGACATTCACGCAGGAGAACTCATCTATATCGTCGGCGGCAACGGGTGTGGCAAAAGCACTCTGGCCAAAGTGCTGTGCGGCCTCTACATCCCGCGCCAGGGCCAGGTTCAGCTCGACGGAGTAGACGTTACCGACAAGAATCGCAGCGATTATCGGGACATGTTCTCGGCAGTGTTCTCTGACTTCCATCTGTTCAACCGCCTGATCGGTCCTGACGAGAAGGAAGCGAGCACTGCGCTGGCGCAAAAGTACCTGACGACTCTGGGCCTGGCGGACAAGATCAAGATCGAAGGACACGGTTACTCGACCCTGAAGGCGCTTTCCTATGGTCAGCAGAAACGTCTGGCGCTGGTCTGTGCCTACCTGGAAGACCGCCCGCTCTACGTCCTCGATGAATGGGCTGCGGATCAGGACCCACCTTTCAAGCGTTTCTTCTATGAGGAACTGCTGCCCGACCTGAAACGCCGTGGCAAGACGATCCTGATCATCACCCACGACGATCAGTACTTCCAGCTGGCTGACCGCATCATCAAGCTGTCCGACGGCCAGATCGCTTCCGATGTGCACTGCGGTATTCGCGACAAGCAGGCCTGA
- a CDS encoding TauD/TfdA family dioxygenase, producing MQPKTTESLRWPDSHGDKKVRLSLLDPASSLPVVIEPVEAGLEPLAWAAENRESIEALLCRHGAILFRGFGLDSVPLFESFAEALSPGLHGGYGDLPKKEGGRNVYRSTPYPEREMILYHNESSHLESWPRKQWFYCELPSKVGGATPLVDIRQMLLQLPGEVVEKFERKALRYIRTFTSGVEPSWQSFFGTDKPEVAEARCREQGTAFEWLDADTLQIHTHCPAVIRHPVTGQAAFFNQVQLHHPFCLGEEMREDLFDMFGEDRLPRMVSYGDGTPIEDEVMALVGEAYEACAVRFQWQKGDLIMLDNMLAAHARDPYEEPRLIAVAMGEMTTRDAVWPSK from the coding sequence ATGCAGCCGAAAACTACCGAGTCATTGCGCTGGCCCGACAGCCACGGTGACAAAAAGGTGCGCCTGTCGCTGCTGGATCCCGCCAGCAGCCTGCCAGTGGTGATAGAGCCTGTCGAAGCCGGGCTGGAACCCCTGGCCTGGGCCGCAGAAAACCGTGAAAGCATCGAAGCACTGTTGTGCCGGCACGGCGCGATTCTGTTCCGGGGGTTCGGCCTGGATAGCGTGCCCCTGTTCGAGAGTTTTGCAGAAGCCTTGTCACCGGGCTTGCACGGCGGGTACGGCGATCTGCCGAAGAAGGAGGGCGGTCGCAATGTGTATCGCTCCACGCCTTATCCCGAGCGGGAAATGATCCTCTACCACAACGAAAGCTCGCACCTGGAAAGCTGGCCACGCAAGCAGTGGTTCTACTGTGAGCTGCCCTCGAAAGTGGGGGGCGCCACACCGCTGGTGGACATTCGCCAGATGCTGCTGCAACTGCCTGGCGAAGTGGTCGAGAAGTTCGAGCGCAAGGCACTGCGTTACATCCGTACCTTTACCTCAGGTGTAGAACCCAGCTGGCAGAGCTTCTTCGGCACCGACAAGCCCGAAGTGGCAGAGGCCCGCTGTCGTGAACAAGGCACCGCGTTCGAGTGGCTGGACGCCGACACCCTGCAGATCCACACCCATTGTCCGGCGGTCATTCGTCATCCGGTCACCGGACAGGCAGCGTTCTTCAATCAGGTCCAGCTGCATCACCCGTTCTGCCTGGGCGAGGAAATGCGTGAAGACCTGTTCGACATGTTTGGTGAAGACCGCCTGCCACGAATGGTCAGCTATGGCGACGGGACGCCTATCGAAGATGAGGTCATGGCGCTGGTCGGTGAGGCTTATGAGGCTTGCGCTGTAAGGTTCCAGTGGCAGAAGGGTGACCTGATCATGCTGGACAACATGCTCGCGGCCCATGCCCGTGACCCTTATGAAGAGCCACGACTCATCGCGGTGGCCATGGGTGAGATGACCACGCGGGATGCCGTCTGGCCGAGCAAATGA
- a CDS encoding amino acid adenylation domain-containing protein, with amino-acid sequence MPINPTGEGADKLSAPLRPGALLHELFSARAREFPERTALSDETRAVSYAELDAASSALAASLRKRGVKDGSLVGLCLERNVDLVITLLAILKAGGAYVPVDPAYPAKRIEHIVQDSGLQLIVSTSNLCSFPKTPSLQVLLLNELLEEKNPGEFKASSADASQAPAYVIYTSGSTGEPKGVLVTHANVSSLLESTQRIYHFTHNDIWSMFHSIGFDFSVWEIWGALAHGGQVAIVPYEISRSPETFRQWLISNQVTVLSQTPSAFRGLDEADSQASKRLSLRYVVFGGEALPATVLRPWVERHGDALPALINMYGITEATVHTTHKRVRAQDLETSATVSVGQPLDGWTLHLLDEKQQAVNTGEIGELYIEGAGLTLGYLNRPGLTAERFVTLPGSGIRAYRTGDLLKLDEHGEYLYAGRSDQQLKVRGFRIEAGEVEAALQSSKKISASHVTAYDYGQGDIRLVAYVVPSDGSQTVTQELRSELAAVAAQQLPDYMRPSTYIALAALPVTAHGKIDKQQLPSPLEHTSATTDQGNLSEQELYVLKVWSDDIGLKGIGLNDDFFDHGGTSLALIRSLSLLKAHYKVDLNPGVLADGATAKVLAASIRNALAKTEQGNLSEQELHVLKVWSDEIGLKGIGLNDDFFDHGGTSLALIRSLSLLKAHYKVDLNPGALANGATAKVLADSIRTSLANAN; translated from the coding sequence ATGCCGATCAACCCGACAGGCGAAGGGGCAGACAAACTGTCAGCCCCACTGCGACCCGGCGCCTTGCTGCACGAACTGTTCAGTGCCAGGGCCAGAGAATTTCCCGAAAGAACAGCGTTATCCGATGAAACCCGAGCCGTCAGTTACGCAGAGCTCGACGCAGCATCTTCGGCGCTGGCAGCCAGCCTGCGCAAACGCGGCGTCAAGGACGGCAGCCTGGTAGGGCTGTGCCTGGAACGTAATGTCGACCTGGTCATTACCCTGCTCGCCATTCTCAAGGCCGGTGGTGCCTATGTCCCGGTCGATCCGGCCTACCCTGCAAAACGCATCGAACACATCGTTCAGGACAGCGGCCTGCAACTGATCGTCAGCACCAGTAATCTGTGCAGCTTTCCCAAGACGCCTTCGCTGCAAGTGCTGCTCCTGAACGAGCTGCTGGAAGAAAAGAATCCTGGCGAATTCAAGGCCAGCAGCGCCGATGCGTCTCAGGCTCCGGCCTACGTGATCTACACCTCGGGCTCCACGGGCGAACCCAAAGGCGTGCTGGTAACTCATGCCAACGTGAGCAGCCTGCTGGAAAGCACCCAACGCATCTACCATTTCACTCACAACGATATCTGGTCGATGTTCCATTCCATCGGCTTCGATTTTTCGGTCTGGGAAATCTGGGGCGCTCTCGCCCACGGTGGCCAGGTTGCCATCGTGCCTTACGAAATCTCACGCTCACCTGAGACCTTCAGGCAGTGGCTGATCAGCAATCAGGTCACCGTCCTGAGCCAGACGCCATCGGCCTTCCGTGGTCTTGATGAAGCAGACAGTCAGGCCAGCAAACGTCTGTCGCTGCGCTACGTGGTATTCGGTGGCGAAGCATTGCCCGCTACCGTGCTGCGTCCGTGGGTCGAACGTCATGGTGACGCGCTGCCAGCCCTGATCAACATGTATGGCATCACCGAAGCCACCGTGCATACGACCCACAAACGGGTACGCGCTCAGGACCTTGAAACATCGGCCACCGTGTCTGTCGGTCAACCACTGGATGGCTGGACCCTGCATCTGCTGGATGAAAAACAGCAAGCGGTGAACACCGGCGAAATCGGCGAGCTGTATATCGAAGGCGCCGGGCTGACCCTGGGCTATCTGAATCGTCCCGGCCTGACGGCAGAGCGCTTTGTAACCCTGCCAGGCAGCGGCATCCGCGCCTATCGCACCGGCGACCTGCTCAAGCTCGACGAGCATGGCGAATACCTCTACGCCGGACGTAGCGACCAGCAACTCAAGGTGCGCGGCTTCCGTATCGAGGCCGGCGAAGTCGAAGCCGCCCTGCAGTCGAGCAAGAAGATTTCCGCCAGCCACGTTACTGCCTATGACTACGGTCAGGGCGATATCCGCCTGGTGGCCTATGTCGTTCCTTCCGATGGTTCACAGACCGTGACCCAGGAACTGCGCAGCGAACTGGCGGCAGTGGCCGCACAACAGTTGCCGGACTACATGCGTCCTTCGACTTACATTGCTCTGGCGGCACTGCCGGTCACTGCCCACGGCAAGATCGACAAACAGCAACTGCCTTCGCCGCTTGAGCACACCAGCGCCACAACCGATCAGGGCAACCTGTCGGAACAGGAACTGTATGTACTCAAGGTCTGGTCCGACGACATCGGCCTCAAGGGCATTGGCCTGAACGACGATTTCTTCGATCACGGCGGCACCTCACTGGCCCTGATCCGTTCCCTCAGCCTGCTCAAGGCACACTACAAGGTCGACCTCAACCCTGGCGTTCTTGCGGACGGAGCCACTGCCAAGGTTCTTGCCGCCAGCATTCGCAACGCCCTTGCCAAAACCGAGCAGGGCAACCTGTCGGAACAGGAGCTGCATGTCCTCAAGGTCTGGTCCGATGAGATCGGCCTCAAGGGCATTGGCCTGAACGACGATTTCTTCGATCACGGCGGTACCTCGCTGGCCCTGATCCGCTCCCTCAGCCTGCTCAAGGCTCACTACAAGGTCGACCTCAACCCTGGTGCTCTCGCGAACGGAGCCACTGCCAAGGTTCTTGCCGACAGCATTCGCACCTCCCTTGCCAACGCTAATTGA
- the syrB2 gene encoding syringomycin E biosynthesis L-threonyl-[L-threonyl-carrier protein] 4-chlorinase SyrB2 — MSEVAIKRFHLSKEERAAFEKNGFIGPFTAYDQDEMKETWKRLRLRLLDRSHAAYQDLDAISGGTNIANYDRHLDDDFLAEHIGRPEICDRIQSILGPDVLCWRTEFFPKYPGDEGTDWHQADTFANASGKPQIIWPENEEFGGTITVWTAFTDVSISNGCLQFIPGTQNSMNYDETKRMSYSPETSNSVVKDGVRRGFFGYDYRQLQIDENWKPDEASAVPIQMKAGQFIIFWSTLMHASYPHSGESQEMRMGFASRYVPSFVHVYPDSDHIEEYGGKISLEKYGAVQVIGNNTPDYNRLVTETTRGKKFRED; from the coding sequence ATGTCTGAAGTAGCAATCAAGCGATTCCACCTTTCCAAGGAAGAACGCGCCGCATTCGAAAAAAACGGTTTCATCGGCCCTTTCACGGCCTATGACCAGGACGAAATGAAGGAAACCTGGAAACGCCTGCGCCTGCGTCTGCTGGATCGCAGCCATGCGGCCTATCAGGATCTGGACGCGATCTCCGGCGGCACCAACATCGCCAACTACGACCGCCACCTGGATGACGACTTCCTTGCCGAGCATATCGGCCGTCCGGAAATCTGCGACCGCATACAAAGCATTCTGGGCCCGGATGTACTGTGCTGGCGCACCGAGTTCTTCCCGAAATACCCGGGCGATGAAGGCACCGACTGGCACCAGGCAGACACCTTTGCCAACGCTTCGGGCAAGCCGCAGATCATCTGGCCGGAAAACGAAGAGTTCGGCGGCACCATCACCGTATGGACAGCCTTCACCGACGTCAGCATCTCCAACGGCTGCCTGCAGTTCATTCCTGGCACCCAGAACAGCATGAACTACGACGAAACCAAGCGCATGAGCTACTCGCCGGAAACCTCCAACTCGGTGGTCAAGGATGGTGTACGCCGTGGCTTCTTCGGCTACGACTATCGCCAGTTGCAGATAGACGAGAACTGGAAGCCTGACGAAGCCAGCGCCGTGCCGATCCAGATGAAAGCCGGCCAGTTCATCATTTTCTGGTCGACCCTGATGCACGCCTCGTACCCGCACAGTGGCGAAAGCCAGGAAATGCGCATGGGCTTCGCTTCCCGCTATGTACCGTCCTTCGTGCATGTCTACCCGGATTCCGATCACATCGAAGAATACGGCGGCAAGATCAGCCTGGAAAAATACGGCGCGGTGCAGGTCATCGGCAATAACACCCCTGACTACAACCGCCTGGTAACCGAAACCACCCGCGGCAAGAAGTTCAGGGAAGACTGA
- a CDS encoding alpha/beta fold hydrolase — protein MSHFTDAATRLCEAVRMLRHLATNLPEPIRIGFLGAEDDRSIIAGPGVAATQKAVSQAFERLGVRHLEYHHDAIAQLSSFELFISRKISASLDFNYELFGVSEPDQAQQTLIQDFDFSPPLPGIARSSLITRDGVLLNTYASANRQLAPIVLALPCGLPFELCREWFQALGERYFVMAWETRGLFGACIDFDRLQVDADAQVADLFAVMDHFGHDSAHLMGICGGAAIALCAAAANSERVRSLSLWHGDYNLADDNLRTAHQRNFEWLMEAAAADRNEAGDLQMLFVDQATLVTTPEPIAHVALFPYTNAELFYRYSKLNDALNKKDLNGLLDQITVPALVVAGDSDQTTHIGGSRHIAQNIEGARLHVEENGSHLAFFEHATRSCSTAFRFMEELEEPALI, from the coding sequence ATGTCCCATTTCACTGACGCGGCGACGCGCCTGTGCGAGGCAGTCAGGATGCTCCGGCATCTGGCGACCAATCTCCCCGAACCGATCCGTATCGGCTTCCTCGGGGCCGAGGATGATCGTTCGATCATCGCCGGCCCCGGCGTAGCAGCAACACAAAAGGCAGTCAGCCAGGCTTTCGAGCGCCTGGGCGTTCGGCATCTGGAATATCACCACGATGCTATTGCACAACTGTCCTCCTTCGAATTGTTCATCAGCAGGAAAATCAGCGCCTCGCTGGATTTCAATTACGAGCTGTTCGGCGTTTCGGAACCGGATCAGGCGCAACAGACGCTGATCCAGGATTTCGACTTCAGCCCTCCTCTGCCCGGTATCGCAAGATCGAGCCTGATCACCCGCGACGGCGTCCTGCTGAACACTTACGCCAGTGCCAACCGGCAACTGGCCCCGATTGTCCTTGCCCTGCCCTGCGGTCTGCCTTTCGAGCTGTGCCGCGAATGGTTCCAGGCGCTGGGCGAGCGTTATTTCGTCATGGCCTGGGAGACTCGCGGGCTGTTTGGTGCCTGCATCGACTTCGATCGCCTGCAAGTGGATGCCGATGCCCAGGTGGCAGATCTGTTCGCCGTCATGGATCACTTTGGCCATGACAGCGCGCACCTGATGGGAATCTGTGGCGGCGCGGCCATTGCTCTTTGCGCGGCGGCTGCCAACAGTGAGCGGGTTCGTTCCCTGAGCCTGTGGCATGGCGACTACAACCTGGCCGATGACAATCTGCGCACGGCCCACCAGCGCAATTTCGAGTGGCTGATGGAGGCCGCCGCAGCGGATCGCAACGAAGCAGGCGACCTGCAGATGCTGTTCGTCGATCAGGCCACGCTGGTCACCACCCCGGAACCCATTGCCCATGTGGCGCTGTTTCCGTACACCAACGCGGAGCTGTTCTACCGCTACTCGAAACTCAACGACGCCCTGAACAAGAAAGACCTGAACGGGCTGCTCGATCAGATCACAGTGCCGGCTCTGGTAGTGGCTGGCGACAGCGACCAGACCACCCATATCGGTGGTTCGCGGCACATCGCCCAGAACATCGAGGGGGCACGCCTGCATGTCGAGGAAAACGGCAGTCACCTGGCGTTTTTCGAACACGCCACGCGCTCATGCAGCACAGCTTTTCGCTTCATGGAAGAGCTGGAAGAACCTGCGTTGATTTGA
- a CDS encoding aspartyl/asparaginyl beta-hydroxylase domain-containing protein: MRPSFYEACRFPQLENLARNWEVIRDEFQALDAPTLEINRVNKSITELFEELTEHVNNGGEYGWLWGWGDNDQLMTNWTQYALVAYDQPIPYAREKMPRTLELLSNTPGIKLCALLRLEPNVFLGTHSHGGTWEEGLLHMQLTIDAPTEQNYNYLNVNGQFSQSVNGNLVVFDGSLDHFAVNASSGVRTVMYMEFYREQHMVDQA, translated from the coding sequence ATGCGCCCGTCGTTTTATGAAGCCTGCCGCTTCCCGCAACTTGAAAACCTGGCCAGAAACTGGGAAGTGATTCGTGACGAGTTTCAGGCTCTGGATGCCCCGACCCTGGAAATAAACCGCGTCAACAAGTCCATCACCGAGCTGTTCGAGGAACTGACCGAGCACGTCAATAACGGCGGCGAGTACGGCTGGCTCTGGGGTTGGGGGGACAATGATCAGTTGATGACCAACTGGACCCAATACGCGCTGGTGGCCTACGACCAGCCCATTCCCTATGCCCGGGAAAAGATGCCACGCACCCTGGAGCTGCTGAGCAATACGCCGGGCATCAAACTGTGCGCATTGCTGCGCCTGGAGCCCAATGTCTTCCTCGGCACCCACTCCCACGGCGGTACCTGGGAAGAGGGCTTGCTGCACATGCAACTGACCATCGATGCGCCCACCGAGCAGAACTACAACTACCTGAACGTCAATGGTCAGTTCAGCCAGAGCGTTAACGGCAACCTGGTGGTTTTTGACGGCTCACTCGATCATTTCGCGGTCAACGCATCGAGCGGTGTACGGACGGTGATGTACATGGAGTTCTATCGCGAGCAGCACATGGTAGATCAGGCCTGA